One window from the genome of Enterococcus haemoperoxidus ATCC BAA-382 encodes:
- a CDS encoding ATP-binding cassette domain-containing protein, whose amino-acid sequence MENQFIKIKNATQNNLKHVTTQIPKHQLTVVTGVSGSGKSSLIFDTLAAESRRELNDTFPSFLQKYLPKYGRPTVDNIENLPVAIVIEQKKLSSNSRSTVGTYTDIYTFLRLLFSRVGKPFVGYSDTFSFNHPDGKCPECDGIGTVTTIDIHKLVDFNKSLNEGPIDFPTFHSGFWRWKRYADSGLFDLDKKIKDYSKEELDLFLYAPQQKLKNPPEKWPHTALFEGLIPRMRRSILQSDEGKRHQKQLDRFVTIETCPACYGTRVNERVRSCKIFGKSIADVVTYSLDELTSFIEKIEDPLAVDIKPEIQKRLKALMEIGLSYLTLGRSTGSLSGGEAQRIRISKYINSALNDMMYILDEPSAGLHPKDIDRINKALLSLKNKGNTVILVEHNPQLIRSADYILDMGPGAGEGGGELQFAGDYSKFLEAKTITSEALQTTIQIKKKTRKPKNFLDIKNVNLHNLKNFSARIPLGVMTVICGVAGSGKSSLGEVIRQTSIEENQEIVAISQKSIGINLRSTPLTYLDIFGKIRELFAKENGVSAALFSYNSKGACPRCRGKGVIISDMAFMEDIVTTCEVCHGTRYDPEVLKYTYEGKTIVDVLEMTVNESGQFFSSQPFKKELLTLMEVGLGYLRLNQSLTTLSGGELQRLKLANQLHKKGTIYLLDEPTDGLHLADINNLLRLFNQMVDEGSSLILLEHHLSIIKQADWLIEIGPEGGAKGGQLIFSGTPEELSTSNDEITKPYL is encoded by the coding sequence ATGGAAAATCAATTCATTAAGATCAAAAATGCTACTCAAAATAATTTAAAACACGTCACAACACAAATACCAAAACATCAATTAACTGTTGTAACAGGTGTTTCTGGATCTGGAAAGTCTTCTCTAATTTTTGATACGTTAGCTGCTGAATCTAGAAGAGAACTAAATGATACTTTCCCAAGTTTCTTACAAAAATATCTACCTAAATATGGCAGACCAACCGTAGATAACATTGAAAATTTACCTGTTGCGATCGTGATCGAGCAAAAGAAATTATCTTCAAATTCTAGATCAACAGTCGGAACATATACAGATATTTATACATTTTTACGGTTACTTTTTTCAAGGGTAGGCAAACCATTTGTTGGCTATTCGGATACTTTTTCTTTCAATCATCCGGACGGTAAGTGCCCAGAATGTGATGGCATCGGCACTGTAACAACTATTGATATTCATAAATTAGTCGATTTTAATAAATCACTAAACGAGGGACCTATAGATTTTCCAACTTTCCATTCAGGCTTTTGGCGTTGGAAACGTTACGCGGACAGTGGACTATTTGATTTGGATAAAAAAATAAAAGACTATTCGAAAGAAGAGCTAGATTTATTTTTGTATGCACCGCAACAAAAATTAAAAAATCCACCAGAAAAATGGCCTCACACTGCACTTTTTGAAGGATTGATACCTAGGATGAGACGAAGTATTCTTCAATCAGACGAAGGGAAAAGGCACCAAAAACAATTAGATCGCTTCGTTACTATTGAAACGTGTCCAGCTTGTTATGGCACTCGAGTAAACGAACGAGTGAGAAGTTGTAAAATTTTTGGTAAAAGTATTGCTGATGTAGTCACCTATTCGCTTGATGAATTAACATCGTTTATAGAAAAAATCGAAGACCCATTGGCTGTAGATATTAAACCCGAAATTCAAAAGCGCTTAAAGGCATTAATGGAAATTGGTTTAAGCTATTTAACTTTGGGGAGATCGACTGGCAGTCTTTCTGGAGGGGAAGCGCAACGTATTAGAATTTCGAAATATATCAATAGCGCACTAAATGATATGATGTATATTTTAGATGAGCCAAGTGCTGGTCTTCACCCAAAAGACATCGATCGGATCAACAAAGCGTTGCTTTCTTTGAAAAATAAAGGCAATACAGTCATCTTAGTAGAACATAACCCTCAACTGATTCGCTCTGCAGACTATATTCTTGATATGGGACCTGGTGCTGGAGAAGGCGGAGGAGAACTTCAATTTGCGGGCGATTATTCTAAGTTCCTTGAAGCCAAAACCATCACAAGTGAAGCATTGCAGACAACGATACAAATAAAGAAGAAGACACGGAAACCAAAGAACTTTTTGGATATAAAAAATGTCAATCTTCATAATCTAAAAAACTTTTCCGCAAGAATACCATTAGGTGTCATGACGGTTATTTGTGGTGTTGCAGGTTCAGGTAAATCATCATTGGGTGAGGTCATCCGTCAGACTTCTATTGAAGAAAATCAAGAGATTGTAGCGATTTCACAAAAAAGCATTGGAATCAATTTGCGTTCTACTCCGTTGACGTATTTAGATATCTTCGGGAAAATCCGTGAACTATTTGCCAAAGAAAATGGTGTAAGTGCTGCTTTATTTAGCTATAATTCAAAAGGCGCTTGTCCAAGGTGTCGCGGTAAAGGTGTAATCATTTCTGATATGGCTTTTATGGAAGATATTGTGACAACGTGCGAAGTCTGTCATGGTACACGTTATGATCCAGAAGTTCTGAAGTACACATATGAAGGTAAAACGATTGTCGATGTTTTAGAAATGACAGTCAATGAGAGTGGCCAATTCTTTTCCAGTCAGCCCTTCAAAAAAGAATTATTAACATTAATGGAAGTTGGATTGGGTTATTTAAGGTTAAACCAGTCTTTAACAACACTTTCTGGAGGCGAGTTGCAACGCTTGAAATTAGCAAACCAGCTGCATAAGAAAGGAACGATTTATTTATTAGATGAACCAACGGATGGTTTACATTTAGCAGACATCAACAATTTATTGAGGCTTTTTAATCAAATGGTTGATGAAGGAAGTAGTTTGATTCTTTTAGAACATCATTTGAGTATCATCAAACAAGCTGATTGGCTCATCGAAATTGGTCCAGAAGGCGGTGCAAAAGGTGGTCAATTAATATTTAGCGGAACACCCGAAGAGCTATCAACTTCAAATGATGAAATCACAAAACCTTACTTGTAA